In Nocardioides sp., the following proteins share a genomic window:
- the metF gene encoding methylenetetrahydrofolate reductase [NAD(P)H], whose protein sequence is MTPGIGRSIRELLDSGERSFSFEFFPPKDAEGEEVLWRSISELEPLKPTFVSVTYGAGGSSRDTTVRITGRIAHETSMVPVAHLTCVGHTRAEIEEILDQYANAGVRHLMALRGDPAEGPRAEWTPTEGGLTYANELVELAANRGIFRIGVAAFPEKHPASSSLDHDADVLAAKAAAGAEFAVTQMFFRASDYFDLVERLAERGVDIPIVPGIMPILNISAIQRQGELIGTEVPAEIVARIGAHEGDAAAMRAEGIRVAVELCEELLDGGAPGLHFYTLNRSKATREILEALRLGV, encoded by the coding sequence GTGACTCCTGGAATCGGCCGCAGCATCCGCGAACTGCTCGACAGCGGTGAGCGGTCGTTCTCCTTCGAGTTCTTCCCGCCCAAGGACGCCGAGGGTGAAGAAGTCCTGTGGCGCTCGATCAGCGAGTTGGAGCCGCTGAAGCCGACGTTCGTGTCGGTGACCTACGGCGCCGGAGGATCGTCGCGCGACACGACCGTACGGATCACCGGTCGCATCGCTCACGAGACGTCGATGGTGCCGGTCGCGCACCTGACCTGCGTCGGCCACACCAGGGCCGAGATCGAGGAGATCCTTGATCAATATGCCAACGCCGGGGTGCGGCACCTGATGGCGTTGCGTGGCGATCCGGCAGAAGGCCCGCGCGCAGAGTGGACGCCCACCGAGGGTGGGTTGACGTACGCCAACGAGCTGGTCGAGTTGGCCGCCAATCGCGGAATCTTCCGCATCGGGGTGGCTGCCTTCCCCGAGAAGCACCCGGCGTCGAGTTCGCTCGACCACGACGCCGACGTGTTGGCCGCCAAGGCAGCGGCAGGGGCCGAGTTCGCGGTCACCCAGATGTTCTTCCGGGCCTCGGACTACTTCGACCTCGTCGAGCGGCTGGCCGAGCGCGGCGTGGACATCCCGATCGTCCCCGGCATCATGCCGATCCTCAACATCAGTGCCATCCAGCGGCAGGGTGAGTTGATCGGGACGGAGGTGCCGGCAGAGATCGTCGCGCGCATCGGTGCTCACGAAGGCGACGCCGCTGCCATGCGCGCCGAAGGCATTCGGGTGGCAGTCGAGCTGTGCGAGGAACTGCTCGACGGTGGTGCGCCCGGCCTGCACTTCTATACCCTCAATCGTTCCAAGGCGACCCGAGAGATCCTCGAGGCGCTGCGACTCGGAGTCTGA
- a CDS encoding barstar family protein has product MSGLAGILARRRAPGIYLWHSAYSAEEIRHTVEHAGQHFAHVDGWRGDSKADFLAAIGQALDFPDYYGQNFDALADCLHDVAADTVLLWDGWGPLAREDERAFSVALSVLGSRVNADRGGAFTVLLRGDGPELPGIEELD; this is encoded by the coding sequence ATGAGCGGTCTGGCGGGGATCTTGGCGCGACGTCGTGCGCCTGGCATCTATCTGTGGCACAGCGCCTACAGCGCCGAGGAGATCCGGCACACCGTGGAGCACGCCGGACAGCATTTCGCGCACGTCGACGGGTGGCGCGGTGACTCGAAAGCCGACTTCCTCGCCGCGATCGGGCAAGCCCTGGATTTCCCTGACTATTACGGACAGAACTTCGACGCGTTGGCTGACTGCCTGCACGACGTCGCGGCCGACACGGTGCTGCTCTGGGACGGTTGGGGACCGCTGGCGCGTGAGGACGAGCGCGCCTTCTCGGTCGCGCTGAGCGTGCTCGGGTCGCGCGTGAATGCCGACCGTGGGGGAGCGTTCACGGTGTTGCTGCGCGGCGACGGACCAGAGTTGCCGGGCATCGAGGAGTTGGACTAG
- the pknB gene encoding Stk1 family PASTA domain-containing Ser/Thr kinase: MQSRRDTTVARPDAMTGRTLEGRYLLGERIARGGMASVYLGTDIRLDRTVAVKIMHPGLGDDAEFAARFVREARSAARLSHPHIVAIHDQGTDEGIAFLAMEYVPGQTLRDVIADSAPLAPTRALAILEPVVSAIAAAHRAGLIHRDVKPENVLVSDDRSVVKVADFGLAKAISADTQHTVTGGVLIGTVSYLAPELVTDGKADERADVYALGVLLFELLTGQKPHEGETPIAVAYKHVHADVPAPSTVAEDIPDYVDALVARATSRDRTQRPADAGVLLHLVRRVSQALRDGVETDDDLTADLRPRPVCVDSGEAHRPEDTIPVAAPEAAFFSGREPEIAPPVPREHTTTIEATSREDAHEVVPASPRPVAHPTGRAPSPPRSVVVQPRSRSRRGPIVLLLMLALIAGLTGAGYWWAVARYTSTPALLGLTAQQADAKLAKAGLQGREGPPDFSETVPAGQVLRTDPEPSARVLDHGTVTLILSLGKERYDVPPLKGKTEDAAQDALQDTHLSFGKSLARWHEEIPAGQVIRSIPPAGKTLRPGTAVDLVVSKGPKPISIKDWTGKNAARATSAMQAKGLVVTVTDEVFSDTVDEGKVISQTPASGTLHKGDEVTLTVSKGPELIEVPGGLKSSGVADATAKLEALEFVVRTEPSAIYLGLGYVSGSDPGSGAMVPKGSTITLYLV, encoded by the coding sequence GTGCAGTCACGACGTGACACCACTGTGGCGCGACCGGACGCGATGACCGGCCGCACGCTGGAGGGGCGCTATCTGCTCGGCGAGCGGATCGCCCGCGGTGGCATGGCAAGTGTCTACCTGGGCACCGACATCCGCCTCGACCGCACCGTCGCGGTCAAGATCATGCACCCGGGTTTGGGTGACGATGCGGAGTTCGCGGCCCGGTTCGTACGCGAGGCGCGCTCGGCAGCACGGCTGTCCCATCCCCACATCGTGGCGATCCACGACCAGGGCACCGACGAGGGCATCGCCTTCTTGGCGATGGAGTACGTACCCGGCCAGACCCTGCGCGACGTGATCGCCGACAGCGCCCCGTTGGCACCCACTCGGGCGCTGGCGATCCTCGAACCCGTCGTATCCGCCATCGCGGCGGCCCACCGCGCGGGGTTGATCCATCGCGACGTCAAACCCGAGAACGTCCTGGTCTCCGACGATCGCAGCGTCGTCAAGGTCGCAGACTTCGGACTTGCCAAGGCGATCAGCGCCGACACCCAGCACACGGTCACCGGCGGCGTCCTGATCGGCACGGTGTCCTATCTGGCGCCCGAACTGGTCACCGACGGCAAAGCCGACGAACGCGCCGACGTGTACGCGCTCGGGGTGCTGCTCTTCGAACTGCTCACCGGCCAGAAGCCGCATGAGGGAGAAACGCCGATCGCGGTGGCGTACAAGCACGTCCACGCCGACGTGCCCGCCCCCAGCACCGTCGCCGAGGACATCCCCGACTACGTCGATGCTCTCGTGGCCCGCGCCACGTCACGCGACCGGACCCAGCGACCTGCCGATGCGGGCGTACTCCTGCATCTGGTGCGGCGGGTCTCCCAGGCACTGCGCGACGGGGTGGAGACCGACGACGACCTGACCGCCGACCTGCGGCCGCGTCCGGTCTGCGTCGACTCGGGCGAGGCCCATCGGCCCGAGGACACCATCCCGGTCGCCGCTCCCGAAGCGGCCTTCTTCTCCGGACGGGAGCCCGAGATCGCCCCGCCCGTCCCACGCGAGCACACCACCACGATCGAGGCCACGTCGCGCGAGGACGCCCACGAGGTCGTTCCCGCGTCGCCGCGCCCCGTGGCGCACCCGACCGGCCGGGCTCCGTCTCCCCCGCGCTCGGTCGTCGTCCAACCGCGCAGTCGATCACGGCGCGGCCCGATCGTGCTGCTGCTGATGCTGGCGCTGATCGCCGGTCTGACCGGCGCGGGCTACTGGTGGGCGGTGGCGCGCTACACCAGCACGCCGGCCCTGCTGGGACTGACGGCACAGCAGGCCGACGCCAAGTTGGCCAAGGCCGGGCTCCAGGGCCGCGAGGGGCCCCCCGACTTTTCCGAGACCGTGCCGGCCGGGCAGGTGCTCCGCACCGACCCGGAGCCCAGCGCCCGAGTGCTCGACCACGGCACGGTCACGCTGATCTTGTCGCTGGGCAAGGAGAGGTACGACGTCCCACCCCTGAAGGGCAAGACCGAGGACGCGGCCCAAGACGCGCTCCAGGACACCCACCTGAGTTTCGGCAAATCCTTGGCACGCTGGCACGAGGAGATCCCCGCCGGCCAGGTGATTCGCAGCATCCCGCCCGCAGGCAAGACGCTGCGCCCGGGGACGGCCGTCGATCTGGTCGTCAGCAAGGGTCCCAAGCCCATCTCGATCAAGGACTGGACCGGCAAGAACGCCGCGCGCGCGACCTCGGCGATGCAAGCCAAGGGGCTGGTAGTCACGGTGACGGACGAGGTCTTCTCCGACACCGTCGACGAAGGCAAGGTGATCTCGCAGACCCCCGCCTCGGGCACGCTGCACAAGGGCGACGAGGTCACGTTGACGGTGTCCAAGGGCCCCGAGTTGATCGAGGTGCCGGGCGGGCTCAAGAGCAGCGGGGTGGCCGATGCCACGGCCAAACTGGAGGCGCTCGAGTTCGTCGTACGCACCGAGCCGTCGGCGATCTATCTCGGCCTGGGCTATGTCTCGGGCAGCGATCCGGGTTCGGGGGCGATGGTGCCCAAGGGTTCGACCATCACGCTCTATCTCGTCTGA
- a CDS encoding ribonuclease domain-containing protein, with the protein MTDRKSWAILALAALVLGLWWWSQQGGEEPVRQDVRASHSTSPTSGQSGETDPESGLAWIEESALPDQARDTLALIDEGGPFPYDKDDDTFGNFEGILPDHQRGYYREYTVVTPGLSHRGAKRIVTGDGGEFYYTANHYQSFERIRR; encoded by the coding sequence GTGACCGATCGGAAGTCCTGGGCGATCCTTGCGCTAGCCGCCCTGGTGCTGGGGCTGTGGTGGTGGAGTCAGCAGGGTGGCGAGGAGCCCGTACGACAAGACGTCCGCGCGTCGCATTCGACGAGTCCCACTTCGGGTCAAAGCGGTGAAACCGACCCCGAATCCGGGCTGGCCTGGATCGAGGAGTCCGCACTGCCGGACCAGGCGCGTGACACGTTGGCGTTGATCGACGAGGGTGGCCCGTTCCCGTACGACAAGGACGACGACACTTTCGGCAACTTCGAGGGCATCCTGCCCGACCACCAGCGCGGCTATTACCGCGAATACACCGTGGTGACTCCCGGATTGAGCCATCGCGGCGCCAAGCGGATCGTGACCGGTGACGGTGGCGAGTTCTATTACACGGCCAACCACTACCAGAGCTTCGAGAGGATCAGGCGATGA
- a CDS encoding SIMPL domain-containing protein (The SIMPL domain is named for its presence in mouse protein SIMPL (signalling molecule that associates with mouse pelle-like kinase). Bacterial member BP26, from Brucella, was shown to assemble into a channel-like structure, while YggE from E. coli has been associated with resistance to oxidative stress.) gives MDATVTVTGIGQASAVPDEATVRLAAVQRAANVGEAFAVVSTTVDTIVEIAQRHTERTRISTRDLVVWPAHDNQGQQVGWECRHSLSVTLADLTQAGALITEVAAEVGERMVIDGVGLSVSDPSAALARARDAAMNDARERAEQYAQHAGLSVGQVLRVSEGPGHAEAPVAFGGAERMMAMKDASLEPGERQVPASVTVTWALL, from the coding sequence ATGGACGCGACCGTCACCGTCACGGGGATCGGTCAGGCCAGCGCGGTGCCCGATGAGGCGACCGTACGCCTGGCTGCGGTACAGCGGGCCGCTAATGTGGGTGAGGCTTTCGCCGTGGTGAGCACGACGGTCGACACGATCGTCGAGATCGCGCAGCGTCACACCGAACGCACCCGGATCTCGACCCGGGACCTGGTGGTCTGGCCGGCGCACGACAACCAGGGTCAGCAGGTCGGGTGGGAGTGCCGACACAGTCTGAGCGTGACCCTGGCGGACCTGACCCAGGCGGGAGCGTTGATTACCGAGGTCGCCGCCGAAGTGGGGGAGCGGATGGTCATCGACGGCGTCGGGCTGTCGGTCTCGGATCCCTCCGCAGCGCTGGCGCGAGCCCGCGATGCGGCCATGAATGATGCCCGCGAGCGGGCCGAGCAGTATGCCCAGCACGCGGGCCTGTCGGTCGGGCAGGTGCTGCGCGTGAGCGAGGGTCCGGGGCACGCCGAGGCGCCCGTGGCCTTCGGGGGCGCCGAGCGGATGATGGCGATGAAGGACGCTTCGCTGGAGCCCGGCGAGCGCCAGGTCCCGGCCAGCGTCACGGTGACGTGGGCGCTGCTCTGA
- a CDS encoding polyprenyl synthetase family protein, which yields MTDWDPAAFAAAVQTELDAFLDRQAERLGPLGADAERLLAQARQAVAGGKRFRATFCWWGYRAVRPEPVDTDALVRACASLELLHASALVHDDYMDASETRRGRPAVHRFFAEEHAGAGWPGDSTGYGAAAAILLGDLLQAWADELLRLCGLPVAEVASALELFDHTRTEVIAGQFLDVSVQARGHSDVDEAMRVLRFKSAKYSVERPLHIGAALAGGGPKALRDLTAYGLPLGEAFQLRDDLLGVFGDPDETGKPAGDDLVEGKRTVLVALALDGASPSDRDRLNRALGTELGQADVAALRRIIVDAGAAAAVEDAIAALTDRALSALAQAELDAGAKDVLRELAATVTDRTV from the coding sequence GTGACGGACTGGGATCCCGCCGCCTTCGCCGCGGCCGTGCAGACCGAACTCGACGCGTTCTTGGACCGTCAGGCCGAGCGGCTCGGTCCGCTCGGCGCGGACGCCGAACGCCTGCTGGCACAGGCCAGGCAGGCGGTGGCGGGCGGCAAGCGCTTTCGTGCGACCTTCTGCTGGTGGGGCTATCGAGCCGTACGGCCCGAGCCGGTCGACACCGACGCGCTGGTGCGCGCCTGCGCATCCCTGGAGTTGTTGCATGCCAGCGCGCTGGTCCACGACGACTACATGGACGCGTCCGAGACCCGCCGGGGCCGCCCGGCCGTGCACCGCTTCTTCGCCGAGGAGCACGCGGGCGCCGGCTGGCCCGGAGACTCGACCGGCTATGGCGCCGCCGCGGCGATCCTGTTGGGGGACCTCCTGCAGGCCTGGGCAGACGAGTTGCTGCGTCTGTGCGGGCTGCCGGTCGCCGAAGTGGCCTCCGCTTTGGAACTCTTCGACCACACCCGGACCGAGGTGATCGCCGGACAGTTCTTGGACGTATCCGTGCAGGCGCGCGGACACAGCGACGTCGACGAGGCGATGCGGGTGCTGAGATTCAAGTCCGCGAAGTATTCGGTGGAACGGCCGCTGCACATCGGCGCCGCGCTAGCGGGCGGCGGGCCGAAGGCGCTGCGCGACCTCACGGCGTACGGCCTTCCGCTCGGCGAGGCCTTCCAGTTGCGCGACGACCTGCTCGGGGTCTTCGGTGACCCCGACGAGACCGGCAAGCCGGCGGGAGACGACCTCGTCGAGGGCAAACGCACCGTGTTGGTCGCGCTGGCTCTCGACGGCGCCTCCCCCTCGGATCGCGACCGGCTCAACCGGGCGCTCGGCACCGAGTTGGGACAAGCCGACGTGGCCGCACTGCGGCGGATCATCGTCGACGCGGGCGCGGCTGCTGCCGTCGAGGATGCGATCGCGGCGTTGACCGACCGCGCACTGAGCGCGCTGGCGCAGGCCGAACTCGACGCGGGCGCCAAGGACGTCTTGCGAGAACTCGCCGCGACCGTGACGGACCGGACCGTCTGA
- a CDS encoding Rv2175c family DNA-binding protein — translation MSDAVPLSEVDLAERVEEWIDWAEAARQLGVTVAKVRTMIRDHELAAAVPFHRAGQQVPALFLSDGLPVKGLAGLLTVLHDAGFDDREKIAWIFEDQDLPGRPIDALRENRGSEVKRRAQALGF, via the coding sequence ATGAGTGATGCGGTGCCGCTGTCGGAGGTCGACCTCGCCGAGCGGGTGGAGGAATGGATCGATTGGGCCGAGGCGGCTCGCCAACTCGGTGTCACCGTCGCCAAGGTGCGCACGATGATCCGCGATCACGAACTCGCCGCCGCGGTGCCTTTTCACCGCGCAGGACAGCAGGTGCCTGCGCTGTTCCTCAGCGACGGCCTCCCGGTCAAGGGCCTGGCGGGACTGCTGACCGTGCTCCACGACGCCGGTTTCGACGATCGGGAGAAGATCGCCTGGATCTTCGAGGACCAGGACCTGCCCGGTCGACCGATCGACGCGCTGCGCGAGAACCGCGGCTCCGAGGTCAAACGCCGTGCCCAGGCGCTCGGTTTCTGA
- a CDS encoding NAD(P)/FAD-dependent oxidoreductase, which produces MRVTVLGGGFGGLASAARLAKLGHDVTLLERSGALGGAMSRTMEGGFAWENGPTTTGLPAVVRDLFRKSGRPLERELDLVPVPIIREHRFEDGSVIALPGETRAGQYDAVQAATSAGDAWLSYVDSFADVWHTLRRDYYERPYDPRHAERAATAILRERTSLHRRLRKTFKDERLKHLATYDAVSQGHDPRDVPAWVGLTAYLEQNFGLWTIPGPAGSFGLSALTDALVTRLSTRKVKISLNTDVRDVAVRDGRAVGVHTSEGDLDTDAVVVAIDPRRVPALAPSVRKTMPALPPTVCFLGLEGEVPDLPAEVVLHGDPTLTVRTGGQAPEGHHAWTVHVRGMLGEDLLRALARGGLDVRAQVVRRLDHTPREQVEQFAGSPMGVRWEGRGTVAARLGPRTPIPGVYAAGAHATPGAGVPAVGLSAALVAQVIGPA; this is translated from the coding sequence GCCCTCGGCGGCGCGATGTCGCGCACCATGGAGGGTGGTTTCGCCTGGGAGAACGGGCCGACCACCACCGGCCTGCCGGCGGTCGTACGCGATCTCTTCCGCAAGTCCGGCCGCCCGTTGGAACGCGAACTCGACCTCGTCCCCGTGCCGATCATCCGCGAGCACCGCTTCGAGGACGGCAGCGTGATCGCCCTGCCCGGCGAGACCCGAGCGGGCCAGTACGACGCGGTGCAAGCAGCCACGAGCGCGGGCGACGCGTGGCTGTCGTACGTCGACTCCTTCGCCGACGTGTGGCACACGCTGCGCCGCGACTACTACGAGAGGCCGTACGATCCCCGCCACGCCGAGCGGGCGGCGACCGCGATCCTGCGCGAGCGCACCAGCCTGCATAGACGGCTGCGCAAGACATTCAAGGACGAGCGGCTCAAGCACCTGGCCACCTACGACGCCGTCTCCCAAGGTCATGACCCGCGCGACGTCCCCGCGTGGGTCGGGCTCACGGCCTATCTGGAGCAGAACTTCGGCCTCTGGACGATCCCCGGTCCAGCCGGATCCTTCGGCCTCTCCGCGCTCACCGACGCCCTGGTCACGCGCCTGAGCACCCGCAAGGTCAAGATCAGCTTGAACACAGACGTACGCGACGTGGCCGTGCGGGACGGTCGCGCCGTCGGCGTACACACCAGCGAGGGAGACCTCGACACCGACGCTGTGGTGGTCGCGATCGATCCCCGCCGAGTGCCCGCGCTGGCTCCTTCCGTACGCAAGACGATGCCCGCGCTCCCCCCGACCGTGTGCTTCCTGGGCCTGGAGGGCGAGGTGCCCGACCTGCCGGCGGAGGTCGTACTGCACGGTGACCCGACGTTGACCGTACGCACCGGCGGCCAAGCCCCCGAGGGGCACCACGCCTGGACCGTTCACGTCCGCGGCATGCTGGGTGAGGACCTGCTGCGTGCCCTGGCTCGCGGCGGTCTCGATGTCCGAGCTCAGGTCGTACGCCGCCTCGATCACACCCCCCGTGAACAGGTCGAGCAGTTCGCCGGCTCACCGATGGGCGTGCGGTGGGAGGGCCGCGGCACGGTAGCCGCACGGCTGGGTCCGCGTACGCCGATCCCGGGCGTTTATGCCGCTGGTGCGCACGCAACTCCTGGAGCCGGAGTCCCAGCCGTCGGGCTGTCAGCGGCCCTGGTCGCTCAGGTGATCGGGCCGGCCTGA